GCTATCTTACTCAATATGTGGGGAGTTTGATGTGCTTGTCAAACAAAAAGTAAAATACAAATCGTACAgacatatcaatatatataaaggtGACCGGAGGGACGTAAATTGTATATTTTGATGCCGGAGATAAGACTTGTCCAAACATAAATACACAAACCAAGATAATTGAGTCCGCGTCATTTTAGCACCACACTACGCTAACAAACATTGAAGCTATCGACTTGCTTTTACCACATATTCATCCAACAAGGACTCGAGGGAAAAACAAACGGCAAATATTTGACATCTTTTGCTTGCGAACCGGTAAGAGGaagattcaaatatatattacctCTATTCCTTGCAATTTTTTCTATCGTAAGTTCTGTTCTGCTAATAAgatgtttttgtttaatttcgAAAACTTCTCTGAGTAAATTAAGAAATAAAACTATTATAAGTTGGTTTttgaaattcaattttttttgttagagTATAATATTATTCTAATCCTCCTTCCAATGTTTTGTGATTAATATTTTGTGATTTTGAGAGAATTCATCACTTATGACAGATTCGCGTTCGACTCCACATAATAACCCACAGTAAAGATTGACTTTTACGTTTGTGTAGTGCTGTAATTCGATTCGGGCAGCTCATGAGCTCGCTCGGCTCCAACTCGTTTAGATGggctcggctcgtttagttaaacgagctcGAGTCCGGGCAGAGGTTTTGGCTCGTTTCGTTAAACGAGTTGTCTCGACTAGACTCGTGAAAATTAACGAGTCGGATTCGAGTAGCGTTTTAGGCTCTatttagtgttaaattaaacgagccgactcGCCCGACTCGTAAAaatcggctcgtttagctaaacgagccagctcggctcgactcgtgaaaataaacgagtcgagttcgggcaaagatttagaAAACGAGCCGACTTGGCTCGAATTATGCCCGGCTCAAAACTCAGCTCGCTCGAACTGAATAACAGCCCTACGTTTGTGATCCACCcccaaatataattaaattctacagtataatttatgaatttattttaaaaaatctctAATGTGCGTGAATACTGAATAGTCTGGTTTGGTTATGCAGTTTCCTAGAACACACGTTGGGTTCTGTCAGCCACTTGTATACACAATCGACAATTGTCTAGTACTACTAGCTTTGACAAGAAAGTCATTATGTcaaaattaagatattaatCACTTGTCTTGGACcgtaattaaaaacaaaaatacctTTGATCAAGCCCTGCGGATGAGCCGCAGAAACATTTGCAAGGTCCGACACAAAATAATTGTGATGAAAAATTTAAACTGATATAGATTTCATAGAAGTATGGATTCCTGTACTTGGTTACATTATACAAACGAATCCCACGTGATATTGTAGTTTTTATTGCTGGCctgtataaataattttgtatattcgaattttcatatataatacaattGATTTCGTatcagaaataagttatatatttatattttattaaaacttaaattaaatAGATATTTAATTTATGTAAAATGAAGTTTTAAATATTGATGATCAAAGtttgttataaattttgttttatctcACTAATTCTATTTacgttttaaattatttatatgcctattttatttaacttgcataaataatctcaaatgtagaatttaatttattgtcCTAGAAAATTAAATGAACAGTACCGTCACAAATAGAAGTAAATAAATGATGAGTTAAaatctatggagtacataaaaacattggagtattggtgttcagatcataattttttagtttgatcctatataatatctttgattatccaaattttgatataatctatcatttataagttgtcttgcacataattgtcgattaatcattaatatctttcaactttaacaaatattaagattattgttctgcttattagttatattgcagaacatagagtcctatgatttataaaagtaattattctaccatttgatcacgatgtttatgttgcagaagataatgtgcaggttgtcaaatatttacaaatattattggacaaaaaaaattgaaatttagatgactagattacattttatcaaattttgtactccaatactccaatttgtttttactccatagaacttaactcaataaatgataataattGCCTGAAAAGTTAATAGCATACAATATcccaaaataatttatattataaatattattttagtttattaattataatttggtTAGCAGGTGTAGAGCCGCCAGAAACTGCCTAATGCAATTGGTTGACTCGGGGCAAAAGCTAAAGTTTTGAACCAATCAACCCTGTACAGAGAACATAAATAACTCACTATCCTTCGAAactaaaatatcattaaaataatatggGCGGTTGGTATAGATTTTAATGTACAAATCCCtttcatttaaaaaacaaaatgaagaggACCTGCtagtcaaaattatattcgaattatataataaaagaaaactaGGCCCTTGAGCCGTTTTGTATCAATAAAGGGAAATGATTCCTAAGAGAATCTCCAACCATGAGAAACCTCTAGCTAAAAGTCTAAATGGcattctaaaattaaaaaatttagtcaatgtCCACGAAAAACACCACTCCAACCATAGCAAGATGTTGCATATAATTATAGTCATCCCCTATGGatagctatatttgtcgaaccactacagatctgtagtgaattccacgttatctcccgcaatttattttccttatTTCCCGCtgattacatataaattattaccatattaaactgatatattctatttatatcaatctaaatattaataacatactatttttaaattatagtcaatcaatataaccaataccattgattttgaagcacaatgtcttataGGTTCAGCAAAAGCAAATTTTACAttatgtcttacaggtccaattagGGATGGACACGGGGGCACTTCGGGggcggggagtgctatccccgaccccgatccccgaattcagTACCCCtacccgaccccgccccgaaccccgaacggggattattttcctccctgatccccgccccgaacggggaacggggatccccgcggGGTTTCGgagaattttatattttaataaaaacataataattttataatgtataatatattttttatttaaaaaacaaactacaaactcctaatataataataaaataatattatcttatattttcaacctccaatcatattaaaattgattaataatataaataaacaataatttaaaattataaaatatattatattacaatatatttataatcaatcaataaaaataaaaattatttttttaattatattataaagtttatctatttttaataatatatttagtataatatatataaatatattattatttatatatatataatcggggtcggggatcgggccggggagacaccaatccccgaccccgctccgatccccgaattttttataaaccttTCCCtgatccccgccccgcccccgaaaaattccccgaatccccgacccgagtggggcggggatcgggtcgggatcgagcggggcggggtaaatgcccatccctagatccaatttaaccaacgattatagccaacgccttTGGAGATGCTTTAATAACTTATCTCTGCATGTGATTTTTATCGTGGAAAGAATAAATTTTAGAGTAGATGGAGCGGATAAGCTGACAAGCCCTTGCatgcatataaaaaaataaaaaattaatattttttattaaagggAAAAAAACAGATCGCATACCAGGTAATTGGACACTGTAATAAATCATATCGTCCTCTAtcgtttttcaaatttttattttatcttcttCAGAGAAATTCATAAAGCCCTCGCACATTAAAAGATCATGAACAAATTACATTAGTTTGAGTTTGAACTTATACTTGCGTAAGTTGGTACACGACGCTTTAGGTTTCCAACAAGAGAGTATTTTGTCAACTAAAACCTTACCTAATTAATACGGGATTAGCTAACATCAACTAACATGACTAGAATAATCGAGCAAGTGCAAGATAGATTGTAGACCTGTAGTGTAATCTAAAGTCAAGAAACAAGTAAAATAAAACATGTGGTGTTCTTATTCTATGGACAAAAGATGATTTGAAGGTAGATAAAGTTGGGAAAAATGACTAAAAGAGTACCACCTTGTGTCGGTACATTTCGTGCAGTACGGTTGTGGAAATTATGAAATCGaagaaaattaaaagggtaGATGTACGTAAGTGCATGCATGGACTTTTATGGTATATATGATGAGATGACCATTTGATGTTAAGTGCTGCACTTTAATAGAGCAGACAGTCAGACAGCCAACAAGGgaaatttaaagttaaaaagcgGTACTAAAGAGGAAGTCTAACACTATGCTAAGagtttctttaaaaatattataaaataatatgtcttagtgatttagcacaagatttagcacatgagcttcAATAGTATTCCCTATATCCAttccttattattataataatattaaacttaaacaactttggtgtggagaagagagggaaatgatgttGAGGAGAGagataaatgaatattttaatgataaaaatagtttagaagtggctagcatattctaaaaatagggaaggggaggcttgtgctagtgatttagcacatcactagcatagtgttggagtgcaattttatcccatattccctatttttggatttaagacttgatttagcacacctattagACTTGCTCTAGTACTATAGTTTGCTTAAGTCTTTATTATCGTGGAATATTTAAAACCCTATAGTTCTCTGTATTACTAAAACCAGCTATCTGTGTTTAAAACAAAGCACAGGTATAAACACTTGTATATCATGTAGAatacttttattttattgattaatgaGATATGCGTGTTTGTGTTAGGTATTTAGGTCGTATAATTGATATTTTTACATTCTTTACAtgtaaatttgatatatataaatataaaattaacatgGTGAGTGTGAAAATTATAGTATTGTGGttattatttatcatataatttattgTAAAGGTGcatgatataaaaaaatgagttggtatatcaaatataaaaaaatttcattcgtttaaaaaaaatcacagttCAACCCTACTCATTTCTTATCTTTAATTTTCGCCAACCTCCTAGCATGTAGGAAATAGGAAGATTAcacgtaatttatttttattttcaactcatatattctattttaacaaataacaatctaaaatattattatgatttttaaattataacatataatcaatactattgaatttcataatattttatgcaTTCAATTTAATCAAAGAATTATAACGTCCAAAAACGCTCTAAACAGGGTGTCAGTAGTGTTTGGTGTGGTTGAATTTGCTTATAAAAATTGTTATCGGATAACCATCTCACTCGACTTGACTGCCTGATACACATAAACAAACGTcaacttttatatattataatataaaatcataacatctgaaaataaatattttatagccATGATGCTTGAATCATGATATGAAATCATAAACTTTGAACATAAACATTTAACAGCCACGATGCTTGAACTACAACACgactttcacaggatgaacctttAACAAGTCGTAATGTATGAAGATTGCTTGACAtgtgtatttatataagatTATGTTTAAAAGGCGCTTACAAGCTTAGTTCATAACTCTAACGTGTACGACTAAAATCTTCACCATCGATCTGGCTACTTTGAGTTGACCGAGAGCATGCGTGCACTTAAAATACTAATCAATTATGTTAATCTACGGCCCTAAGAAAATCGCAACTAACATGATTTATAAATGcttatgaaaattgaaatacGGTTACAAAAAGAATTATGCGACGAAGACTTTCCTAGCAGTGATTTGTTGATCAACTTAGAGATTCACCAGTTGGAAGCTAAGACAAACAGGAGAAATCGAATTCTATAATCTAGGGTCTCTGCATTTACATGTCGATCACTTGCACGTGATCCAATTGGCATATCGTATATGTAGTGCTagataatttttcattttcataatATTCCTTCCCTCTAATTTTGACATGTTGCAGGATATATATAAAactgaatatataaaaatataaatttatattttctataaaattttattcaacaaagaatttaaaatacaagtcataagaatttatattatattgtttcACATCAACTGAGGCTTGGCTTAGAAATGATAAATAGATATTATTCTGTTTACCAACTTATaactaaatgaaataaaaatatattatttgggtTCATTTAAGATATATTGTATTCTTAATTTAAATTACTTTTGTAAATTTAGAAGTAAACTTAAAGGTACTAGTTTCTTtaacaatttaatttttattaaaaaattgcattttcttgtttttgtcaCGTTAATCCTTCTTGATAACTCATTTCCCGTCGAGTAGTTCACACTGTGATAATGTGATTCTACTTCTTCCAATCAACTAGGACCAAAATAATGAATTGTTATAAGTAAGGATAAATGGTTACGCAGGCGATGAAAACGATGGTGTCGTGATAGACTGACATTCGAAATAAACAAAGCAAAGGGGTAATTGATTCGAAATcagtaaaaattataaaaattatatagcaAGGGTCAGGTTAGAGCCCGACAACACGAATACGtacaaactaaatatattttatcgtTATAGAATATATCCACGTGATTGCTGCACAACATTTATCTTTTCCTCTTCCATACTTAATTTCATTAATCCTACTTTCGTTCGCCAATATTTTATTTCGTAGAAGACGGCAAAGGTAACGTGAGAGAGTtaagtaaattattttgatCCACTGCTCATATATCCATATTCACTGCTCAGTGTTTAATATTTattgacttatatataatatataataatatatgtatatttaacttAATTCTAGATCAGTGTTTGTGTTAAAATTATAGGTTTGAAATTGTTCATGAATATATTGTTCATTAAATCTGTTAATATAAGTATAATTAGATCaattaaaacatattaaaaaaccCGTAAATTCAGTGAATGTgtttaaattatactccctctgtcctctGGGTTGTATACATTTGAAACATAAAAAAGTGTATAACGTAGTGTAAagtaatgagaaagagaaattatcataaatattttaaagtgtttctaattattttttgtaaaatcaaatttaaaaaattaaaacaaaaatcactaacaatatctaaaattttcaagtttccACATTCTGACTTATAAATCGGAACTTAACTAATAAATGTCTTATACAAAATGCACGAATAAATTGCTTCTGTACCCATACCTTCTAACTCtgccaaaataaaatttaagattGTGTTTTTTACAAAAATCTGATGATTTAGTTATTGATGATTTAGTTATATATACCATACAATGGAAAACTGAAAAGAAAATGTAATCTGTCAGATAAGTATCGAAATTGAGCGAGTAAAAATCTTAATTTGAGCAGTGAACTATGCCGGGCTCGCCGGCTGAGCATCGTTGTCTAGAGCCAACAATTGCCATTAGAAGAGTAGCATGGTCCAGGTACGGACAAACCATCCGAGCTGTACAATGCTGACATGGCATCCTGAGGGTCCCACCTGTCCCCTAAACATAGCCAAGCTGACGCAAAAAGGGGTCTACGTGTCCCCTCTTCTTCATACACTCAATATCCCAAGACACAGTCAATATTATGAATGTTATTGCTCCGTCAGTCCATCCAAGACGTTTGTATTCTACTTGTATATTACCGGGTCCCACCTGCGCTGATGTGGCGTTTTAACGAGGGCCGTTACATTTTGACCTTTGGCTATATAAATCACATAACGTGCCTTCTCAGTTCTCACAATCCCACAACACAAAACACTGATACAAACACCATCATATTCTCCTTCACAAAAACAACTAGTCATGGCTGTTGACTCAACGATCTCGTCTCCGCTAGGCCCTCCGGCCTGCGAAAAAGACGCCAAGGCTCTTCAATTCATCGAAGAAATGACCAAAAATGCCGACTCGGTTCAGGAAAAAGTTTTGGAACAAATTTTGAGCCGAAATGCTGAGACGGAGTATCTCAGCAAATTCGATCTCAAGGGTGCAACAGATCGCCACACTTACAAATCCAAAGTACCTGTCGTCAATTACGAAGATCTTCAGCCTTACATCCAGCGGATCTCTAATGGAGATCGCTCTCCTATCTTGTCATCCCATCCCATTTCCGAGTTTCTGACTAGGTacaattttttcttaatatttaaaaaagaacaTCGAATGTATTTTTTACTAAATAAATTTCTGATTCACAGTTCGGGGACTTCTGCCGGCGAGAGAAAGCTGATGCCAACGATCGCCGAAGAATGGGATCGTAGACAGAAGCTTTATAGCCTTCTCATGCCTGTCATGAACCTGTAAGTATCAGTGACTTCAGTTTTTAGGCCTAATTCGTGTAAACGTATTATTTAGCTCGGAAATTTGTACTTTTTTAATCAGCTTATTTTACGTATTTGAATTGTATTGTACTAATTGTTGAcgaatcataaattaattttcagTTACGTCCCGAATCTGAATCAAGGGAAGGGATTGTACTTTCTGTTCATAAAGGCGGAGACTCTGACTCCAAGTGGATTAGTGGCACGTCCAGTGTTGACCAGCTACTACAAAAGTTCACAGTTCAGGACCAGGCCATATGACCCTTACAATGTTTACACGAGCCCTGATGAAACTATTCTCTGTGCTAATTCCTTCCAGAGCATGTACTCTCAGATGCTCTGTGGCCTTATTATGCGCCTGGAAGTTCTTCGAATGGGGGCTGTTTTCGCCTCGGGGCTTGTCAGAGCTGTCAAGTTCCTCCAGCTCAATTGGAGGCAATTGGCTCAAGACATTGCAACCGGAACGCTGAGCTCTGAAATAACTGACCCGTCTGTCAGGGAGTGTATTGCGGGGATATTGAAGCCTGATCCGGAACTTGCTCAGTTTATTACTGACGAATGCTCGGGTGAGAATTGGGAAGGGATCATTGTGAGGATTTGGCCTAATACGAAGTATCTGGATGTTATTGTCACGGGTGCTATGGCTCAATACATTCCTACGCTTGATTATTACAGTAATGAGTTGCCTAAATATTGCACCATGTATGCATCTTCCGAATGCTATTTCGGGCTCAATCTGAAGCCTGTTTGCATGCCATCTGAGGTTTCTTATACCATTATGCCGAATATGGGCTACTTTGAGTTTCTACCTCATGATGATCAGTCTGCCGCTCTGTCACGTGACTCTCCCCCGCGTCTTCTTGATCTTTCTGAACTAGTTGTGGGGAAGGAGTATGAGCTGGTGATCTCAACTTATGCAGGGCTGTGTCGGTACAGAGTTGGTGACATTCTCCGCGTCACTGGATTCTACAATTCAGCCCCTCAGTTCAAGTTCCTCAGGAGGAAGAATGTTTTACTCAGCATCGACGCAGACAAGACCAACGAGGAAGAGCTGCAAACCGCAATCGacaatgcctcggttttgttaCGTGAATTCAACACGAGCATTGTCGAATACACAAGTTTCAGTGACACAAAAACCATCCCGGGGCACTACGTTATTTACTGGGAGCTCCTGGTGAAAGACTTAGCCAATTCACCAAGCCGCGAGGTGCTAAACCAATGCTGTTTAGCAATGGAAGAGTCCTTCAACACAGTGTACCGACAAGGCCGTGTCGCTGATAACTCAATCGGGCCACTCGAAATCAGGGTGGTGAAGAACGGCACATTTGAGGAGCTCATGGACTACGCAATCTCAAGAGGCGCATCAATCAACCAGTACAAAGTCCCAAGGTGCGTTAGCTTCACACCAATCATGGAACTCCTCGACTCGAGACTAATTTCATCTCACTTCAGCCCAGCAGCACCGAAATGGACCCCAGAACGACGACGTTGAATAATGAACATGCATGTCACATGCCAaggtgaaaatgaccaaaacataaaaaaagtAGTGATGGTTAGGCACCAACCAAACAAGCCCCTACCGATAGACttaaaatttgtttgtgatgGTGAACTTAGCATCTTTTAGTGTCATGTGAAATGGTAGGATTTGGGATTATGTGTTTGTCTTGACTAGTGCGTAGGTTCAAATAATGAGTACGCATGATGTAATTGTGATTTGTGTAGGCGTACTTTTGTCTTTGTCTCCGGCTTTATTCCAAAAAGTTAAGGAAAAGACATTAAATCCGTTTGTACGTAGCAGTATTATTATGTTGGGTTGGATCTAATGCTATTCGGTGGCCTCAACCACATTCTGTAAATTAAAGCATTTGGTTTTAACTTTAATGTTGGGTTAATGTTGTATGGAGACACAGATTTCTGGGCCTTGTATTTCATTTACTTTTCTGCACGTGGGAGGTGCGTGCCGAGGGTTTGAGGCTTTGAGCAACTCCACTCTAATCAGCTCAAGTGCTAGTGTAAATTCTTTACCAAACAAATCTAACTAATTAAGTATCTGTTCTTTGTTAGAGAAACTACttctcataaataatttgaactgaaatatatgtattaaccacaactatacaaatataaaaaggtGATCGGAAATAATCGGTTGATCTACCGATTAAGGATTAtgagaattttttttggataaattaaatttttttttagtcAAATCAAAGTGTAATTCGATAAATTGTTGAATTTTTacagaaataaattaaaatttttaataaatggattttttaaaataaggtgACTCTGATTGAGAACCATTCTTTTTGTTGATCTCTAAACTGCAGCAAAGATGTTTGTGATGATGGGCTGTCTTCGTTCTAGGCCCATTCCAGAGAGACGCTAATCTCTTTTGGGCTTGTTGGGCCAAATCTATAAAGAGAAACTGGAATGCTACATTTTTGAACCAAAACCACATATTTTGGTTAGTGTAGTACACATTTAGGCCTTAAGTTTTGTTTTTCCTAAaagatttttgtttttcttaaaaCCCATTTGAGCTTGAAGTTTTAACACATGACATCGAGAATCGTCTTGTTTCTTAaatgtaaatatttatattcgatTGTGAAGACTACAATATTTGTGTGTATAATCGACGTTGATGGGACTGGTTTAAACGGTATCAAAATGCGCGGCGTGAATGCATGACACACCCACCATTTCCATCTCGTCGCCATCCATTTAATTCAGTCTGGATCATGCAACGAAGATAGCGAAATGAGCCTATTAGTGTGATTTTTTTCTTATTCCATTCACCTGTCCCCTTCGTTTCTATATTGTACATTCTGCACTACAACTTGCAGTCTTGCACCATCTATCAAAAGGATTGACTACAAAGATTTTAGAAATACTAGTTTATTATTACTTTGAATCATTATAAATCGGATAATACAAAAACTACCGTGCTACAAAGCTTGAGTATATATAATCGATATAGTGGAATTGGAAGTGTGgaacacaattatatatatatataattttaattttagagtGATAATtgcttaataaatattttaaaattttattttaaataaatcatctaaattatttatttttatttttttttgaaaatgagaatgaatctcaacgaGCAGAATCAGCAAGATCTTGAccgaggagtttctttcattcaagaaagtttatcatctaaccatcggacatgcaagatgaccagggacatttagataataaaactttaatttctgataagaaagcacTTTTCTTCTGGACAACCTGaaattaaaacacaaaaatGTCATATCGCAATGATatagatataataaattaaaacccAAAAATCAACATATTCAGCGATTAGCAAAGGATTTTGTATAAAACATAAGGAAACCGATATTTCAATAggaaaactaaaaacaaaatacaaaaatatagtttaaacatATTGAGGACAGAGGTCCAAACCAAAGGAAATCCTTTGGTTTGAACCTCTGAACAATATTCAAATTTGTATCCACTCAGTCGAAATATTTTCATCCAAAgaaaatcaaaactaaaatcatttttaaaagtaCTAAAACTCAATTGTAGCATTATTTCGTCAACTGACGATAGCTAATAACACCAATTATGTACAAAAATCACCAAATGTGTTAACCAAATATAATTgacatttaatcaaaataaagtCATCAAAATGACACAAATTCATCCCTTGAGGACAACAGATTATTAATAACCATAAATGGTCCAAAAGCCATCAAATATGGCACTCCCTGAGGGCACAAAATAGCTAACTAAATTAGCATGACCATATAAAATGGCTCAATCCATATAaaactttattaaattataactcATTAACCCCTAATTAAGCACAAGCAATCAACCAATAATTAGTCACTAATTATCTAATTTAAAGGCAAATAAAATTGACAGTTTCAAAGCCATTAAAACTACTAATTAAAGCACTATCAATAATCAATTATTTATAACTGAACAAGTAATTATCaatcaattatattaaatgcgaATTAATACCtcaataaaatcaattaaaaaccaATATTCAAATTTGTAACTGAAAAAATGAAAGGAatcaattaaacacaattaaatcAATTCAAATTAAATCAGGAAACCGCAAAATCGACAAATATTCCGACCAATGGTACTAAATCCGGCCAATAACACCAAATCCGGCCAACTACATACCAGACCGAAACAcactaaggggccgtttggttcgcTTTGGGGAAACGGAATGGAATCCAGAAAAGGAAACGCGGAGAAAGAAAACGAATAATCCTGAATTGTTTAacctgtttggttttgttgCAGAAACGGAATGGAAATTTgtgtgattaattttatattcgatttttttaatattatataatttcaaaagagttaaatgtattcatatctataaaaagataatttatttacattcta
This genomic window from Daucus carota subsp. sativus chromosome 7, DH1 v3.0, whole genome shotgun sequence contains:
- the LOC108194031 gene encoding probable indole-3-acetic acid-amido synthetase GH3.1 — encoded protein: MAVDSTISSPLGPPACEKDAKALQFIEEMTKNADSVQEKVLEQILSRNAETEYLSKFDLKGATDRHTYKSKVPVVNYEDLQPYIQRISNGDRSPILSSHPISEFLTSSGTSAGERKLMPTIAEEWDRRQKLYSLLMPVMNLYVPNLNQGKGLYFLFIKAETLTPSGLVARPVLTSYYKSSQFRTRPYDPYNVYTSPDETILCANSFQSMYSQMLCGLIMRLEVLRMGAVFASGLVRAVKFLQLNWRQLAQDIATGTLSSEITDPSVRECIAGILKPDPELAQFITDECSGENWEGIIVRIWPNTKYLDVIVTGAMAQYIPTLDYYSNELPKYCTMYASSECYFGLNLKPVCMPSEVSYTIMPNMGYFEFLPHDDQSAALSRDSPPRLLDLSELVVGKEYELVISTYAGLCRYRVGDILRVTGFYNSAPQFKFLRRKNVLLSIDADKTNEEELQTAIDNASVLLREFNTSIVEYTSFSDTKTIPGHYVIYWELLVKDLANSPSREVLNQCCLAMEESFNTVYRQGRVADNSIGPLEIRVVKNGTFEELMDYAISRGASINQYKVPRCVSFTPIMELLDSRLISSHFSPAAPKWTPERRR